The following proteins are co-located in the Flectobacillus major DSM 103 genome:
- a CDS encoding PepSY-associated TM helix domain-containing protein, whose protein sequence is MKLYRKLYSVHKWLGLTTGIFLLLLGLSGSILVFKDTLEDSIYTDINTVSVKSKPIALDSIYQIITRQYPNLDGLSWINPEAPANQAYCFRLYLNDAQLLTYDLGLLRIDQYTGQIIRHGRSDDWRLDLLEWCFQFHFSFHWGMPGAAFAASMGIIMLLSMLTGALVYRKFIWKVLTFKVRVKTKNWRTISSDLHRIIGVWSLLLNAIIFFTGFWMNLFAFEADTWHNEVIPTQPNTLVKVSLDKMYKEALSKMPDLIPNYVYLPTQPNKKFNVRGRLQNQNPLFAGGNRVNFDAQTGLFINIKRFSELAFGEKLEALFYPLHVGNYGGIFVQLLYVIIGLTPGVLAITGFLLWWRRK, encoded by the coding sequence ATGAAATTATATCGTAAACTTTATAGTGTCCATAAATGGTTAGGATTAACAACGGGTATTTTTCTGTTGCTATTGGGGCTAAGTGGCTCAATATTAGTATTTAAGGATACACTAGAAGACTCTATTTATACCGATATTAATACTGTATCTGTAAAGTCTAAGCCCATAGCCTTGGACAGTATTTATCAGATTATTACTCGACAGTATCCTAATTTAGATGGTCTTTCGTGGATAAATCCCGAAGCTCCTGCTAATCAGGCTTATTGTTTTAGGCTGTATCTCAACGACGCCCAATTGTTGACCTACGACCTAGGCTTACTGAGAATCGACCAATATACAGGACAAATTATTCGTCATGGCCGAAGCGACGACTGGCGGCTAGATTTGTTAGAATGGTGTTTTCAGTTTCATTTCTCTTTTCACTGGGGTATGCCTGGGGCAGCCTTTGCGGCTTCGATGGGTATTATCATGCTTTTGTCTATGCTTACAGGGGCGTTGGTATACCGAAAGTTTATTTGGAAAGTGTTAACCTTCAAAGTGCGTGTCAAAACCAAAAACTGGAGAACTATTTCGTCAGATTTGCATAGAATCATAGGAGTATGGTCGCTTTTGCTCAATGCCATTATCTTTTTTACGGGCTTCTGGATGAACCTATTTGCTTTTGAAGCAGACACTTGGCACAATGAAGTTATTCCAACCCAGCCTAATACTTTGGTAAAAGTATCGCTTGATAAAATGTATAAAGAGGCATTGTCAAAAATGCCTGATTTGATACCTAATTATGTGTACTTGCCAACTCAACCTAACAAAAAATTTAACGTAAGAGGCCGACTCCAGAACCAAAACCCCTTATTTGCAGGAGGCAATAGGGTTAATTTTGATGCACAAACAGGGCTTTTCATCAATATTAAACGCTTTTCGGAGTTAGCTTTTGGCGAAAAGCTAGAGGCTCTTTTTTATCCATTGCACGTCGGAAATTATGGTGGTATTTTTGTCCAGCTATTGTATGTTATTATTGGACTTACACCAGGGGTATTGGCTATTACAGGTTTTTTGCTTTGGTGGAGAAGAAAATAA
- a CDS encoding heavy metal translocating P-type ATPase yields the protein MKHQHIYDKDGKQLCCTEEEKINQMAATTLTHNASCSCCDGDEHHEHQHDDDEHDHDHDHDHNHNTGSTSTIQMFFPAIASFVLLLIAIVIDNYYPQSWFTGTVRIAWYGIAYMPVGFPVLNEAIRSIVKGEIFSEFLLMSIATVGAFGIGEYPEGVAVMLFYSVGEVFQTLAVRRAKANIKSLLDQRPDEVTILENNQPKTIKAIAANVGDIIQLKAGEKLGLDGELLSDSASFNTAALTGESKPDTKTKGETVLAGMINLNTVTQVKITTAYKDSKLSKILDLVQNATAQKAPTELFIRKFAKIYTPMVVFLALAICTLPYFFVEDYIFNQWLYRALIFLVISCPCALVISIPLGYFGGIGAASRHGILFKGSNFLDIIANIQQVVMDKTGTMTEGIFKVQEVVIKPNVNKDEILQMINALESQSTHPVATAIHDFVGKIDNGIVLENTEEIAGQGLRANINGKELLVGNFKLLNTFSIDYDIDPASIVYTVIAIAYNKAFVGYLTIADSIKDDAKLTIDQLKALGVKTTMLSGDKTNVVKFVADTLGIVNAFGDLLPEDKVNKVKALKATNETVCFIGDGVNDAPVVALSDVGIAMGGLGSDATIETADVVIQDDKPSKIPMAINIGKQTKKIVWQNITMAFAVKAIVLILGAGGLANMWEAIFADVGVALLAILNAVRIQNMKF from the coding sequence ATGAAACATCAGCATATTTATGACAAAGATGGCAAACAGCTTTGTTGTACCGAAGAAGAAAAAATTAACCAAATGGCAGCTACTACCCTGACCCATAATGCCAGTTGTAGCTGCTGTGATGGCGACGAGCATCATGAGCATCAGCATGATGATGACGAGCATGACCACGACCACGACCACGACCATAACCATAACACTGGTAGCACTAGTACTATCCAAATGTTTTTTCCAGCAATAGCCAGTTTTGTTTTATTGCTAATCGCTATTGTGATAGACAATTACTATCCACAATCGTGGTTTACAGGCACGGTACGAATAGCTTGGTATGGTATTGCTTATATGCCTGTGGGTTTTCCTGTACTCAACGAAGCCATACGAAGTATTGTTAAGGGCGAAATATTTTCAGAGTTTTTACTGATGAGTATTGCCACAGTAGGAGCTTTTGGCATTGGCGAATATCCCGAGGGAGTAGCTGTCATGTTGTTTTATTCCGTTGGCGAAGTATTTCAAACGTTGGCAGTAAGACGTGCGAAGGCAAATATCAAATCGCTGTTAGACCAGCGTCCCGATGAAGTAACCATTTTGGAAAACAACCAGCCCAAAACTATTAAAGCAATTGCTGCCAATGTAGGCGATATTATTCAGCTAAAAGCAGGAGAAAAATTAGGTTTGGATGGCGAATTACTTTCTGATTCTGCCTCTTTCAATACGGCTGCACTCACTGGTGAAAGTAAACCCGATACCAAAACCAAAGGCGAAACCGTACTAGCAGGTATGATTAACCTCAATACAGTAACACAAGTAAAAATCACGACTGCCTACAAAGATAGTAAGCTTTCAAAAATTTTGGATTTGGTTCAAAATGCCACAGCCCAAAAAGCTCCAACAGAATTGTTTATCAGAAAGTTTGCTAAAATCTATACGCCAATGGTCGTTTTTTTGGCACTGGCAATTTGTACATTACCCTACTTCTTTGTCGAAGATTATATTTTTAATCAGTGGTTGTACCGAGCTTTGATTTTCTTGGTTATTTCTTGCCCTTGTGCCTTAGTAATTAGTATTCCTCTAGGATATTTTGGAGGTATTGGTGCTGCTAGCAGACATGGTATTTTGTTTAAAGGAAGTAATTTTCTGGATATTATTGCCAATATCCAGCAAGTCGTAATGGATAAAACAGGTACAATGACCGAAGGTATTTTCAAAGTTCAGGAAGTGGTAATAAAGCCTAATGTCAATAAAGATGAAATTCTACAAATGATAAATGCCTTGGAAAGCCAAAGTACACATCCAGTAGCTACGGCCATTCATGATTTTGTAGGAAAAATAGACAACGGTATCGTTTTGGAAAATACGGAAGAAATAGCTGGGCAAGGGCTTAGGGCCAACATCAATGGCAAAGAATTACTGGTTGGTAATTTCAAACTATTGAATACTTTTTCTATTGATTATGATATAGACCCAGCTTCCATTGTTTATACCGTCATTGCTATTGCCTATAACAAAGCATTTGTAGGATACCTAACCATTGCCGATAGCATAAAGGACGATGCCAAGTTGACGATTGACCAGCTAAAAGCATTAGGGGTAAAAACAACGATGCTGAGTGGCGATAAAACCAATGTAGTAAAATTTGTGGCTGATACTTTGGGTATTGTCAATGCTTTTGGCGATTTATTGCCCGAAGATAAAGTCAACAAAGTGAAGGCACTAAAAGCCACTAACGAAACAGTATGTTTTATTGGCGATGGCGTAAACGATGCCCCAGTAGTAGCACTCAGCGACGTAGGAATTGCAATGGGTGGATTAGGGAGCGATGCCACCATCGAAACTGCCGATGTGGTGATTCAAGACGATAAGCCATCTAAAATACCAATGGCAATTAATATCGGCAAACAAACTAAGAAAATCGTTTGGCAAAATATCACCATGGCTTTTGCCGTAAAAGCAATTGTATTGATACTTGGTGCAGGCGGACTAGCCAATATGTGGGAAGCCATTTTTGCCGATGTCGGCGTAGCATTATTAGCAATTCTCAATGCCGTTCGTATTCAGAATATGAAGTTTTGA
- a CDS encoding CusA/CzcA family heavy metal efflux RND transporter: MLDKIIAFSIKNKFIVGLFTLALILVGVYNLSRLPIDALPDITNNQVQVITTAPTLATQEVEQFITYPIEQTMKTIPKIVEMRSFSRFGLSVITLVFEENVDIYWARQQISEKLKDAERIIPKGIGIPELAPISTGLGEIYQYVIFAKKGFENKYDASKLRSIQDWLVKPQLLGTAGIAEVTTLGGNLKQYEIAVQPDRLKSMNITITDIFMALEKNNENTGGAYIDKQPYVYFIRALGMVKNIADIEKIVVKNNNGIPILIRDVAKVQEGAALRYGAVTKDGKGEVVGGMVLMLKGENSSAVVNRTKAKVEQIRKSLPEGVAIEPFVDRTKLVDNAIGTVEKNLLEGALIVIFVLVLLLGNWRAGLIVASVIPLALLFAVIMMNLFGVSGNLMSLGAIDFGLIVDGAVIIVEAVIHRLHQNKEGRLDAQQMDNEVLHAATQIRSSAAFGEIIILIVYLPILALVGTEGKMFKPMAQTVSFAILGAFILSLTYVPMASALFLSKMISHKKNISDKIIDFVYRFYQPILTKALQYKTFILSISFVLFLGAFGVFSRMGGEFIPTLEEGDYAINFRSANGSSLSMSIEISTKLEQILKAKFPEVVEVVAKIGSAEIPTDPMPIESGDLIIILKDKSQWTSSKDFYQLADMMKKEMEQIPGVSFEVSQPIQMRFNELMTGVRSDIAIKIFGEDLEKLAITANNAIGLIGNIEGVADIKAEQVTGMPQITVRYNPDKMALYGLNVGDLNKVVRTGFAGEATGTVYEGEKRYDLVVRLDKDFRQDISNVKNIFISLPSGNQIPLEQVADVNFEQGPAQISREDGRRRIVIGLNVRGRDVKSVVNDIQAKLDTQLKLPEGYYITYGGQFENLVEANKRLSVAVPAALLLIFVLLYFTFHSVKQSLLIFSAIPLSAIGGVFALWWRGMPFSISAGIGFIALFGVAVLNGIVLIGYFNQLKTEGWDDTLARIKEGTKVRLRPVVMTAAVASLGFLPMALSSGAGAEVQKPLATVVIGGLITATLLTLIILPILYLLLEKGIKSPSKISTLKVFVLLYFIGNSTNVFGQQNLSLSQAIEIATQKNTLVQASELAVKVQNQLKPTAVELPKTTINAMLGQYNTKSFDHNYSISQGFSPFQIQAKKRLINENIKYSELKLAATKHDVTFQIRQSWNMILYWSAMNQVLQKQEEYLQGLVNATALRFKTGESNLLEKTTAQTKQQALVQLRKQNDGLIISEKIKLKHLLNLQEDFVLAESSFLPSKALYTDSVYIRQNPVLQIAIQQVQLAQATQNLEKAQKKPEFLAGYFLQSLIGNQEMAGKTTHYNGLPRFQGVNLGINIPLFSKASNARIQATSTEILVQQKNAEYLKNQLSSQLLLQLEEQKVNQSLIDYYVQTALPNATLIGNNAQKAFQNGEIGYVEYLQALETVLSIQQNYLNAISQFNQNNVNIQYLLNN, encoded by the coding sequence ATGTTAGATAAAATCATTGCATTCTCGATAAAAAACAAATTTATCGTGGGCTTATTTACTTTGGCTTTAATCTTAGTGGGTGTATATAATTTAAGCCGACTACCTATCGATGCCCTGCCCGATATTACCAACAATCAAGTACAGGTTATTACTACCGCTCCGACTTTGGCAACCCAAGAAGTTGAGCAATTTATTACTTATCCTATCGAACAAACGATGAAGACGATTCCCAAAATTGTAGAAATGCGGTCGTTTAGTCGTTTTGGTTTGAGTGTAATTACCTTAGTTTTTGAAGAAAATGTAGATATTTATTGGGCAAGACAACAAATCAGCGAGAAGCTCAAAGATGCCGAACGGATAATTCCAAAGGGTATCGGGATTCCAGAATTAGCTCCTATTAGTACAGGGCTGGGCGAAATTTATCAGTATGTTATTTTTGCTAAAAAGGGTTTTGAAAATAAATACGATGCCTCAAAACTGCGTAGTATTCAGGATTGGCTAGTAAAACCCCAGCTTTTGGGAACGGCTGGTATTGCCGAAGTAACTACCTTGGGTGGTAATCTGAAGCAATACGAAATTGCGGTTCAGCCCGACCGCCTCAAAAGTATGAATATTACAATTACCGATATTTTTATGGCTCTTGAAAAAAATAATGAAAACACAGGAGGAGCTTATATTGACAAACAGCCTTATGTATATTTTATCAGGGCTTTGGGGATGGTTAAAAATATCGCTGATATTGAAAAAATAGTGGTCAAAAATAATAATGGTATTCCTATTCTTATTCGAGATGTAGCCAAAGTACAGGAAGGTGCCGCCTTGCGATACGGTGCTGTTACCAAAGACGGAAAAGGGGAAGTAGTTGGCGGTATGGTGCTAATGCTCAAGGGCGAAAATTCTTCGGCAGTGGTAAACCGTACCAAAGCCAAAGTAGAACAAATCCGTAAGTCGTTGCCTGAAGGTGTCGCTATCGAGCCTTTTGTTGACCGTACCAAACTGGTTGACAATGCCATTGGTACTGTCGAAAAAAACCTTCTTGAAGGTGCTCTCATTGTTATTTTTGTATTGGTATTGTTATTGGGTAACTGGCGAGCGGGCTTAATTGTAGCTTCGGTGATTCCTTTGGCACTACTTTTTGCTGTTATTATGATGAACCTCTTTGGGGTAAGTGGTAATTTGATGAGTTTAGGAGCAATAGACTTTGGGCTGATTGTGGATGGAGCAGTAATTATTGTCGAAGCCGTGATTCATCGCCTTCACCAAAACAAAGAAGGGCGGTTAGACGCTCAACAAATGGATAATGAAGTATTGCACGCCGCCACCCAAATACGAAGTAGTGCTGCTTTTGGCGAAATCATTATTCTTATTGTGTATTTACCTATTTTGGCGTTGGTAGGTACAGAAGGTAAAATGTTCAAGCCAATGGCTCAAACCGTTTCCTTTGCTATTTTGGGAGCGTTCATTTTGTCGCTTACTTATGTGCCAATGGCTTCGGCTCTGTTTTTGAGCAAAATGATTAGTCATAAAAAGAATATTTCCGACAAAATTATTGATTTTGTGTATCGCTTTTATCAGCCTATTTTAACAAAAGCTTTACAGTACAAAACCTTTATTTTGAGTATCTCTTTTGTTTTATTTCTGGGAGCTTTTGGGGTATTTAGTCGTATGGGAGGCGAGTTTATTCCTACGCTAGAAGAGGGCGATTATGCCATTAATTTCAGAAGTGCCAATGGCAGTTCTTTGAGCATGAGTATCGAGATTTCGACCAAATTAGAACAAATCCTAAAAGCAAAATTTCCAGAAGTAGTAGAAGTTGTAGCCAAAATAGGGTCGGCCGAAATTCCTACCGACCCTATGCCTATCGAATCGGGGGATTTGATTATTATTCTGAAAGATAAATCTCAATGGACAAGCTCCAAAGATTTCTATCAGTTGGCCGATATGATGAAAAAAGAAATGGAACAAATTCCAGGGGTATCTTTTGAAGTATCACAACCTATTCAGATGCGTTTTAATGAATTGATGACGGGGGTAAGAAGCGATATTGCTATCAAGATTTTTGGCGAAGATTTAGAAAAATTAGCCATAACCGCCAACAATGCTATTGGTCTTATTGGCAATATCGAAGGTGTAGCCGACATCAAAGCCGAGCAAGTAACTGGAATGCCTCAAATAACGGTACGTTATAATCCCGACAAAATGGCTCTTTATGGCCTCAATGTTGGCGACCTCAATAAAGTTGTACGCACTGGTTTTGCGGGTGAAGCCACTGGAACAGTGTATGAAGGCGAAAAACGCTATGACTTGGTTGTTCGTCTCGACAAAGATTTCCGTCAGGATATTTCTAATGTAAAAAATATCTTTATCAGTTTGCCATCGGGCAATCAAATTCCACTTGAACAAGTAGCCGATGTGAATTTTGAACAAGGCCCCGCTCAAATAAGTCGTGAAGATGGTCGTCGCAGAATAGTAATTGGTCTCAATGTGCGTGGACGAGATGTAAAATCGGTAGTAAATGATATTCAAGCGAAATTAGATACCCAACTGAAGCTTCCAGAAGGCTATTATATAACTTATGGCGGACAATTTGAAAATCTCGTCGAGGCCAATAAACGCCTTTCTGTGGCTGTTCCTGCGGCTTTATTACTGATTTTTGTATTACTTTATTTTACTTTTCATTCTGTCAAACAATCCCTTTTAATCTTTTCAGCGATTCCACTTTCGGCTATCGGAGGCGTATTTGCACTTTGGTGGCGAGGAATGCCCTTTAGTATCTCGGCAGGTATTGGGTTTATTGCACTTTTTGGAGTGGCAGTACTCAATGGTATTGTATTGATTGGCTATTTTAACCAACTCAAAACAGAAGGTTGGGACGATACTCTGGCTCGTATCAAAGAAGGTACAAAAGTAAGGCTTCGCCCCGTAGTTATGACGGCCGCTGTAGCCTCGTTGGGCTTTTTGCCAATGGCTCTGAGCAGCGGTGCAGGGGCTGAAGTTCAAAAACCTTTGGCAACAGTGGTTATCGGTGGACTCATTACTGCTACCTTACTCACCCTGATTATCCTTCCGATTTTATATTTATTACTAGAAAAAGGGATAAAGTCTCCTTCAAAAATAAGTACTCTTAAAGTTTTTGTACTACTATATTTCATTGGTAATAGTACTAACGTATTCGGGCAACAAAACCTTAGTTTATCGCAAGCAATTGAAATAGCTACGCAAAAGAATACGCTCGTTCAGGCCAGCGAGCTGGCCGTGAAAGTACAAAATCAGCTAAAGCCAACGGCTGTAGAATTACCCAAAACAACTATTAATGCCATGTTGGGGCAGTACAATACCAAAAGTTTTGACCATAATTATAGTATCTCTCAAGGATTTAGTCCTTTCCAAATTCAAGCAAAAAAGCGACTCATCAACGAGAATATCAAGTACAGCGAACTCAAATTAGCTGCAACCAAACACGATGTTACTTTTCAGATTCGGCAATCATGGAACATGATTCTGTACTGGTCAGCTATGAATCAAGTATTGCAAAAACAAGAAGAATACCTGCAAGGATTGGTGAATGCTACTGCTTTGCGGTTCAAAACAGGCGAGAGTAATTTATTAGAAAAAACAACCGCCCAAACCAAACAGCAAGCTTTGGTACAGCTAAGAAAGCAAAATGACGGATTGATTATAAGTGAAAAAATTAAGCTAAAGCACCTTCTGAATTTACAGGAAGATTTTGTTTTGGCTGAAAGTAGCTTTCTGCCTTCAAAAGCCCTTTACACAGATTCGGTTTATATTCGTCAGAATCCTGTGCTTCAAATTGCTATTCAACAAGTACAACTTGCCCAAGCTACTCAAAATCTTGAAAAAGCCCAGAAAAAACCTGAATTTTTGGCTGGGTATTTCTTGCAGTCACTTATTGGCAACCAAGAAATGGCAGGAAAAACAACTCATTACAATGGTTTGCCACGCTTTCAGGGTGTCAATTTGGGTATAAATATTCCTCTGTTTAGCAAGGCAAGCAATGCCCGTATTCAGGCAACTAGCACCGAAATATTGGTACAACAAAAAAATGCTGAATATCTCAAAAATCAGCTCAGCAGTCAGTTACTACTACAGCTCGAAGAACAGAAAGTAAACCAGTCTTTGATAGATTATTATGTTCAAACGGCCTTGCCTAATGCAACACTGATTGGTAATAATGCCCAAAAAGCCTTTCAAAATGGCGAAATAGGCTATGTCGAATATCTACAGGCTTTAGAAACTGTACTAAGTATTCAGCAAAATTACCTGAATGCCATCAGCCAATTCAACCAAAATAATGTCAATATTCAATATTTGTTGAACAATTAA
- a CDS encoding efflux RND transporter periplasmic adaptor subunit, translating into MLSCNKSTEATATEEHHEGKKGTVELTPAQVKASQIVFGNFERKNLSEVITANGYTKLPPQNQADVSVFMAGIIKTITVIEGQYVKKGQTLATFQSVEFNNLRLQKAKLKDELQQAKSSMDYLSADFRRQKELSNEHVTAQKTFQKTSADFEALKSKIENLTQQIQIVEQTISLSGNENKATIAITAPISGYITAVEVKIGSSVSPNTSLFSIVDNAKMHVDLLVYEKDLFKIKIGQNVRFVLTNQGNQEILGKIFSIGKAFQNETKSVAVHADINNSKAGLISGMYVSALIDIGNNDVNTLPIDAVVKAEGKEFIFIREEHDEKNEKEAHDDGIQFKRIEVKTGTTQLGFVQVTPLQDIPDGVKIVIKGSYYLQSSIANAEGGDDHGH; encoded by the coding sequence ATGTTATCGTGTAATAAAAGTACAGAAGCTACCGCAACCGAAGAGCATCATGAAGGCAAAAAGGGAACAGTTGAGCTTACGCCAGCTCAGGTAAAGGCTTCTCAGATTGTTTTTGGGAATTTTGAGCGAAAAAACCTCAGTGAGGTAATTACCGCCAATGGCTATACCAAGCTACCCCCTCAAAATCAGGCAGATGTATCGGTTTTTATGGCAGGTATTATCAAAACAATTACAGTAATTGAAGGGCAATACGTAAAAAAAGGACAAACATTGGCTACATTTCAAAGTGTAGAATTTAATAATTTACGATTGCAAAAGGCAAAGCTAAAAGATGAATTGCAACAAGCAAAATCCTCAATGGATTATTTAAGTGCTGATTTTCGCCGTCAAAAAGAATTGAGTAACGAACATGTTACTGCCCAAAAAACGTTTCAGAAAACCAGTGCCGACTTTGAAGCGTTGAAAAGTAAAATCGAGAATTTGACACAGCAAATCCAGATTGTAGAACAAACTATATCGCTAAGTGGCAATGAAAATAAGGCAACAATAGCCATTACCGCACCTATATCGGGCTATATTACGGCTGTAGAAGTAAAGATTGGCAGTAGTGTTTCGCCCAATACGTCTTTGTTTTCTATTGTTGATAATGCGAAAATGCACGTCGATTTGTTGGTGTATGAAAAAGACCTTTTTAAAATAAAAATTGGGCAAAATGTTCGTTTTGTGCTTACCAATCAAGGAAATCAGGAAATCTTGGGAAAGATTTTTAGCATTGGAAAGGCTTTTCAGAATGAAACAAAATCGGTGGCTGTTCATGCCGATATTAACAACAGCAAGGCAGGACTAATATCGGGTATGTATGTAAGTGCCTTGATTGATATTGGGAATAATGATGTAAATACACTTCCTATCGATGCCGTTGTAAAGGCTGAGGGCAAAGAGTTTATTTTTATCCGAGAAGAACATGACGAGAAAAATGAAAAGGAAGCCCACGATGATGGTATTCAGTTTAAGCGAATTGAGGTAAAAACAGGTACAACGCAATTGGGTTTTGTACAGGTTACTCCTCTTCAGGATATACCTGATGGGGTAAAAATTGTTATCAAAGGTTCATATTATTTACAATCATCTATTGCCAACGCCGAAGGCGGCGATGACCATGGACATTGA
- a CDS encoding DUF6660 family protein: MKIFSVIFSLYIILLACLPCGDASDCTKVTDTNQFSFYQTEHSGHTDDAETCSPFCICACCGTNIAFSFQFPVVAPDVECPFRPEKATIAYQNEAWISNFYGNIWQPPKI, from the coding sequence ATGAAAATATTCTCAGTCATATTCTCTTTGTATATTATTTTGCTTGCATGTCTGCCTTGCGGAGATGCCAGCGACTGTACAAAGGTGACTGATACAAACCAATTTTCATTTTACCAAACTGAACATTCGGGACATACTGATGATGCTGAAACCTGTTCGCCTTTTTGTATCTGTGCCTGTTGTGGCACAAACATCGCTTTTAGTTTTCAGTTTCCTGTGGTAGCTCCCGACGTTGAGTGTCCATTTCGTCCCGAAAAAGCAACAATTGCGTACCAAAATGAGGCTTGGATTTCCAACTTCTACGGTAATATCTGGCAACCACCCAAAATCTAA
- a CDS encoding TolC family protein, producing the protein MKSFLKNIIMLAIACSLSKQHATAQAPTYSLQQLKEVALKNNHILAVKQWQIAEREAKIKEDETKRYPTATLNGNYQYNFNLANITIPAGSIGILPLSSTTQVPLPNVDKNIEIGNKNLYNIGVTAYQPISQQIKIKTGLEVNRMDVAITEKEKQKIALQISQGVEQLYYGTLIAQKQLEEAQAKLAVAQAKLGDVETAIAAGKTIDVNQAGLMANIADEEQNILKLSIQTQNYKSDLVKLTGIAEEDFNLQELPLVLEDITGIESFKTSVSSNPDIQIASLTKEKADLGIKAAKQSTLPDFGVVTGYAYQSGNPILPSHNPFVGLNLKWNIQDLFSNKHLLQQREAQAKQAEEYILNLQQQVNSDIEKAYRKVNQSKALIAVAQKVLEYRSKELKVQEDKQLAGLNLKTDMLNTKAQVAKANADVYAAQLAYTLAVSELKNLIGQ; encoded by the coding sequence ATGAAGTCGTTCCTAAAAAATATAATTATGTTGGCGATTGCTTGCTCATTGAGCAAGCAACATGCCACTGCCCAAGCACCCACGTATTCTTTACAACAGTTAAAAGAGGTTGCTCTAAAAAATAATCATATTTTGGCTGTTAAACAGTGGCAAATTGCTGAGAGAGAAGCCAAAATTAAAGAAGACGAAACCAAGCGTTATCCAACGGCAACGCTAAACGGTAATTATCAATATAACTTTAATTTGGCCAATATTACGATTCCTGCAGGCTCGATTGGTATACTGCCATTGAGTAGCACTACACAAGTACCGCTGCCTAACGTAGACAAGAATATAGAAATAGGTAACAAAAATCTGTACAATATTGGTGTAACGGCCTATCAGCCTATTAGCCAGCAAATTAAAATCAAAACGGGCTTGGAAGTAAACCGTATGGATGTGGCTATTACTGAAAAAGAAAAGCAAAAAATTGCCCTACAAATTAGCCAAGGGGTTGAGCAATTGTACTACGGAACACTAATTGCCCAAAAACAACTCGAAGAGGCTCAGGCCAAATTGGCGGTGGCACAAGCCAAACTAGGGGATGTCGAAACGGCTATTGCTGCTGGTAAAACTATCGATGTTAATCAGGCTGGTTTGATGGCTAATATAGCCGATGAAGAACAGAATATTTTAAAGTTAAGTATTCAGACACAAAATTATAAGTCTGATTTAGTAAAATTGACGGGTATTGCCGAGGAGGATTTTAACCTACAAGAATTACCGTTGGTATTAGAAGATATAACGGGTATTGAAAGTTTTAAAACCTCAGTGTCTTCCAATCCCGATATTCAGATTGCTAGCCTGACCAAAGAAAAAGCTGACTTAGGTATTAAAGCTGCCAAACAGAGCACTCTGCCCGATTTTGGGGTAGTAACAGGGTATGCTTATCAATCTGGGAATCCTATTTTGCCAAGTCATAACCCTTTTGTGGGGCTAAACCTCAAATGGAATATCCAAGATTTATTCTCTAATAAGCACTTACTCCAACAACGTGAAGCACAAGCGAAACAGGCCGAAGAGTATATCTTGAATCTTCAACAGCAGGTCAATAGCGATATAGAAAAAGCTTATCGCAAGGTCAACCAAAGCAAGGCGTTGATTGCTGTTGCCCAAAAAGTATTGGAGTATCGTAGCAAAGAATTGAAAGTTCAGGAAGACAAACAGCTGGCTGGGCTAAACCTAAAAACGGATATGCTGAATACCAAGGCACAAGTAGCCAAAGCCAATGCCGACGTTTATGCAGCACAATTGGCATATACCTTGGCCGTGTCTGAATTAAAGAATTTGATTGGACAATAA